From the Saccharobesus litoralis genome, one window contains:
- a CDS encoding ABC transporter substrate-binding protein: protein MFAQYPRWFKRCVLLSVLSLTCVTSLQAANVPQGVKLAAKQELVRGIGSEVPSLDPHKSEAMNASAVIRDLIEGLTSEDENGQLIPAVASHWQTDDNRTFIFHLRKDAVWSNGDPVTADDFVYSWRRLADPNTASPYGWYLEMTTLKNAAEVLKGDKKPETLGITALDKHTLKFELNESLPYFPKMLVHTSVKPVHQATLEKFGDKWTRPGNYVGNGAFLLKEWIVNERMVLVKNPKYMDADKVILDKVVYLPIENQVAEMNRFLSGEIDITYELPNEHYTRLARDFKESVTITPMLCSYYYGVRVDNPPFDDVRIRKALSYALDRDIIAQYIVRKGVDPAYYFTPDKTAGMAADLPEYATWSQEKRNQEAKRLLKEAGYDKNNPLKFELLYNTSENHKKIATAVRQLWKQTLGVHVSLINEEWKTFLDTRRFGVYQLTRSGWCGDYNEPSTFLTLLMSNNSSNDMRYKSQRYDDVVNRALQSTTEQERSLAYKEAEAILAEDMPIIPLYHYVNARLVKPRVGGYPMNNALDIAPSKSMYIKQM, encoded by the coding sequence ATGTTTGCTCAATATCCGCGTTGGTTTAAACGTTGCGTTTTGCTGTCAGTATTAAGCCTAACTTGTGTAACGAGTTTGCAAGCTGCCAATGTTCCACAAGGGGTTAAGCTTGCCGCAAAACAAGAATTGGTCAGAGGAATTGGCTCGGAAGTGCCTTCTCTCGATCCTCATAAAAGTGAGGCAATGAACGCCTCAGCTGTGATCCGCGACTTAATAGAAGGCCTAACCTCTGAAGATGAAAATGGTCAATTGATCCCCGCTGTTGCCAGTCATTGGCAAACCGACGACAACCGCACTTTTATTTTTCATTTACGTAAAGATGCTGTGTGGTCGAATGGCGATCCTGTCACCGCAGATGACTTTGTTTACAGCTGGCGACGCTTAGCTGATCCCAATACCGCATCACCTTATGGTTGGTATTTAGAAATGACCACACTAAAAAACGCCGCTGAAGTTTTAAAAGGTGATAAAAAACCTGAAACATTAGGGATCACCGCACTAGATAAACACACGCTAAAATTCGAGCTCAACGAATCTTTGCCGTATTTTCCCAAAATGCTGGTCCACACCTCAGTCAAGCCAGTGCATCAAGCCACCCTTGAAAAATTTGGCGACAAATGGACCCGCCCTGGTAATTATGTGGGTAACGGCGCATTTTTACTTAAAGAGTGGATCGTCAATGAACGCATGGTCTTGGTAAAAAATCCTAAATACATGGATGCCGATAAAGTTATTTTAGACAAAGTCGTGTATTTACCTATCGAAAACCAAGTCGCGGAAATGAATCGCTTTTTAAGCGGTGAAATTGATATTACTTACGAGTTGCCCAACGAACATTACACCCGCTTAGCCCGAGACTTTAAAGAAAGCGTAACGATAACCCCTATGCTTTGTTCCTATTATTATGGGGTACGAGTCGACAACCCACCATTTGACGACGTGCGCATTCGCAAAGCTTTATCTTATGCGCTCGACAGGGATATTATCGCCCAATATATCGTGCGTAAAGGTGTCGATCCGGCCTACTATTTTACCCCAGACAAAACCGCTGGCATGGCTGCCGATTTACCAGAGTATGCAACTTGGAGCCAAGAAAAACGCAACCAAGAAGCCAAGCGTTTGTTAAAGGAAGCCGGTTATGACAAAAACAATCCATTAAAGTTTGAACTCTTGTACAACACCAGTGAAAACCACAAAAAAATTGCCACCGCCGTGCGCCAATTATGGAAGCAAACCTTAGGTGTGCATGTGTCGCTAATTAATGAAGAGTGGAAAACCTTTTTAGACACCCGACGTTTTGGCGTTTACCAATTAACTCGCTCAGGTTGGTGTGGCGATTACAACGAGCCTTCCACTTTTTTAACCTTGTTGATGTCGAACAATTCATCCAACGATATGCGCTATAAAAGTCAGCGTTATGATGATGTTGTTAATCGAGCATTGCAATCCACTACCGAGCAAGAGCGCAGCTTAGCCTATAAAGAAGCGGAAGCGATACTAGCCGAAGACATGCCTATCATCCCTTTATATCACTATGTTAATGCAAGGCTCGTCAAACCACGAGTCGGCGGCTACCCAATGAATAATGCGTTGGATATAGCTCCCAGTAAAAGCATGTACATTAAACAAATGTAA
- the oppB gene encoding oligopeptide ABC transporter permease OppB produces MFKFIIKRLLEAIPTLLILVTATFFMMRMAPGNPFTSERSLPPQIIEKIEAKYGFDKPIVEQYFSYLGNILQGDFGPSFKYKDYSVNELIEQALPVSATIGLLAFLFTTVVGVGVGTLAALKQNTWLDYTMMSTAMLGVIMPSFVLAPVLIFVFAIQLGWFPAGGWQGGSWQFIILPMLSMSLLYIASFARITRGSMIETLNSNFIRTALAKGLPYRTIVLRHALRPAMLPVLSYMGPAFVGIITGSVVIETIFGLPGLGKLFVNGALNRDYSLVLGLTILIGFLTITFNAIVDILLAAIDPKIRYE; encoded by the coding sequence ATGTTTAAATTTATTATTAAGCGATTACTAGAAGCCATACCCACTTTGTTGATTTTGGTCACCGCGACCTTTTTTATGATGCGAATGGCACCGGGCAACCCGTTTACCAGTGAACGCAGTTTACCGCCGCAAATCATTGAAAAAATCGAAGCAAAATACGGCTTTGATAAACCCATAGTCGAGCAGTACTTTTCATACCTTGGCAATATCCTGCAAGGCGACTTTGGCCCGTCGTTTAAGTACAAAGATTACTCAGTTAATGAATTAATCGAACAAGCCTTGCCCGTGTCAGCCACTATTGGCTTATTGGCATTTTTGTTTACCACTGTGGTTGGGGTTGGTGTTGGCACATTAGCCGCGCTCAAACAAAATACTTGGTTGGATTACACTATGATGTCCACCGCCATGCTGGGCGTGATCATGCCATCATTTGTTTTGGCGCCTGTATTGATTTTTGTCTTTGCTATTCAGCTGGGGTGGTTTCCGGCTGGTGGCTGGCAAGGCGGCAGTTGGCAATTTATTATTTTGCCCATGCTGAGTATGTCTTTACTCTATATTGCCTCGTTTGCCCGCATTACGCGTGGCTCGATGATAGAAACCTTAAATAGCAACTTTATTCGCACCGCCCTTGCCAAAGGTTTACCTTACCGAACCATTGTATTGCGCCATGCGTTACGCCCCGCCATGTTGCCAGTGCTTTCCTATATGGGGCCTGCTTTTGTCGGTATTATTACCGGTTCCGTGGTGATTGAAACCATTTTTGGTTTACCCGGCCTTGGAAAGCTATTTGTTAATGGCGCGCTTAACCGCGATTATTCTCTGGTATTAGGACTAACCATTCTAATTGGTTTTTTAACCATCACCTTCAACGCCATCGTCGATATTTTGCTAGCCGCCATCGACCCTAAAATCCGCTACGAATAG
- the oppC gene encoding oligopeptide ABC transporter permease OppC, protein MLTQQKNSQAVENFSQQLQVSGRSLWQDVWLRFKRNRAAMISAYILGFIIFAVLFGPLFGAHGFDVADWPNIHTGPSWENGHYLGTDSLGRDLYMRVLIGGRISILVGILGALVAVLIGTLYGATSGFIGGNTDRVMMRVLEILASMPFMFLVILLVTFFGRNIFLIFVAIGCVSWLDVARIVRGQTLSLKGKAFIEAAQVCGVSNWHIITRHIVPNVLGVVVVYATLLVPGMILFESFLSFLGLGVQEPMTSWGALLQEGAQTMEVAIWQLLVPAGFMVATLFCFNYLGDGLRDALDPKQKH, encoded by the coding sequence ATGCTAACTCAACAAAAAAATAGCCAAGCGGTTGAAAATTTTAGTCAGCAATTACAAGTGAGTGGACGCAGTTTATGGCAAGACGTGTGGCTGCGTTTTAAACGTAACCGCGCTGCTATGATCAGCGCCTACATTTTAGGATTTATTATTTTTGCTGTGTTGTTTGGCCCTTTGTTTGGCGCCCACGGTTTTGATGTGGCCGACTGGCCCAATATTCACACCGGTCCAAGCTGGGAAAATGGCCATTATTTAGGCACAGACTCACTAGGCCGCGACTTATACATGCGAGTACTGATCGGCGGGCGTATTTCGATTCTTGTTGGTATTTTAGGTGCATTAGTTGCTGTACTAATTGGCACCTTATACGGCGCTACTTCAGGTTTTATTGGCGGCAATACTGACCGCGTTATGATGCGTGTACTGGAAATACTCGCCTCTATGCCGTTTATGTTTTTAGTTATCCTGCTAGTCACCTTTTTTGGTCGCAATATTTTTTTGATTTTCGTGGCGATTGGTTGTGTATCTTGGCTAGATGTGGCGCGTATTGTTCGCGGGCAAACGTTAAGTTTAAAAGGCAAAGCCTTCATTGAAGCCGCCCAAGTTTGCGGTGTTAGCAACTGGCATATTATTACCCGCCACATTGTGCCTAATGTTTTAGGGGTTGTCGTGGTATACGCTACGTTACTGGTACCCGGCATGATCTTATTTGAGAGCTTTTTAAGTTTCTTAGGTCTAGGAGTGCAAGAGCCAATGACATCTTGGGGCGCACTATTGCAAGAAGGCGCACAAACCATGGAGGTCGCGATATGGCAATTACTTGTGCCAGCCGGATTTATGGTGGCCACTCTGTTCTGTTTTAACTATCTAGGCGACGGGTTACGTGACGCCTTAGATCCAAAGCAAAAGCACTAG
- a CDS encoding ABC transporter ATP-binding protein, translating into MSLLDVNDLQVKFTTPEGIVTAVNKLSYKVNQGETLGIVGESGSGKSQSVFALMGLQAPNAIIQGSARFEQQELLNLPEQQLNQIRAKQISMIFQDPMTSLNPYMKVGEQLMEVLRLHKGLSKQQAYAESLAMLDAVKIPKAQQRMTMYPHEFSGGMCQRVMIAMALLCKPKLLIADEPSTALDVTVQAQIMQLLKELQKEFNTAVIMITHDLGVVAGICDNVLVMHNGEKQEYGSAENIFYRPQHPYTKSLLQAIPRLDKNQHTLSTVSDAATNTEQEPVVSAKKEKSTSDTQQAILDVQDIKVHFAITQKNAWPWSKPEILKAVDGISFQVYPGETLGIVGESGSGKSTLARAIIGLVKPTAGKVIWQGKDLSQLDKQAWQHERSNIQMIFQDPLGSLNPRMTVGDIVAEPLKTHFPELSKTERKQQVQAIMTKVGLSPNLINRYPHEFSGGQCQRIGIARALILKPKLIICDEPVSALDVSIQAQVINLLQELQQELGLSLIFIAHDLAVVKHISDRVLVMYKGNKMEMESADTLYDNPQHPYTQALLSAVPIPDPQIERNKTVQEYSE; encoded by the coding sequence ATGTCACTGCTCGACGTTAACGATCTGCAAGTTAAATTCACGACGCCAGAAGGTATAGTAACCGCCGTTAATAAACTCAGCTACAAGGTTAATCAAGGCGAAACCTTAGGCATTGTTGGCGAATCAGGATCAGGTAAAAGCCAATCTGTTTTTGCCCTGATGGGGTTACAAGCGCCCAATGCCATTATTCAAGGTTCGGCGCGCTTTGAACAACAAGAGTTGCTTAATCTACCTGAGCAACAATTAAATCAGATCCGCGCTAAACAAATATCCATGATCTTTCAAGATCCCATGACCTCGCTCAACCCGTACATGAAAGTCGGCGAGCAATTAATGGAAGTCTTGCGTCTGCACAAGGGGTTAAGCAAACAACAAGCCTATGCTGAATCGCTAGCCATGCTAGATGCGGTAAAAATTCCTAAAGCACAGCAACGCATGACTATGTATCCTCATGAGTTTTCTGGCGGTATGTGTCAACGCGTTATGATTGCCATGGCATTATTGTGTAAGCCTAAGTTGTTAATAGCGGATGAACCCAGCACAGCACTAGACGTGACAGTACAAGCGCAAATAATGCAGTTGTTAAAAGAGCTGCAAAAGGAATTTAATACCGCTGTTATCATGATCACCCATGACTTGGGGGTTGTAGCTGGTATTTGTGACAATGTACTGGTGATGCATAATGGCGAAAAACAAGAATATGGCAGCGCTGAAAACATATTTTATCGCCCCCAACACCCTTACACCAAAAGCTTGCTACAGGCGATCCCTAGGCTAGACAAAAACCAGCATACATTATCCACAGTCTCTGATGCGGCTACCAACACAGAGCAAGAGCCTGTTGTCAGTGCTAAAAAAGAAAAAAGCACAAGCGACACTCAACAAGCCATTCTCGATGTGCAAGATATTAAAGTGCATTTTGCAATCACCCAGAAAAACGCTTGGCCTTGGTCAAAGCCCGAAATATTAAAAGCGGTTGATGGTATTTCGTTTCAGGTTTACCCAGGAGAAACTTTAGGTATTGTTGGTGAATCCGGCAGTGGTAAATCAACATTAGCACGCGCGATCATTGGCCTAGTTAAGCCAACTGCGGGCAAAGTTATTTGGCAAGGAAAGGATTTAAGCCAATTAGATAAACAGGCTTGGCAACACGAGCGCAGCAATATTCAAATGATCTTTCAAGATCCGTTAGGCTCGTTAAATCCACGTATGACTGTCGGTGATATTGTCGCTGAACCCTTAAAAACTCACTTTCCTGAGCTATCGAAAACTGAGCGCAAACAACAAGTACAAGCCATCATGACAAAAGTCGGCTTGTCGCCGAATTTAATCAATCGCTATCCGCATGAGTTTTCAGGCGGGCAATGCCAACGCATTGGTATCGCCCGCGCTTTAATTTTAAAACCTAAACTGATTATTTGCGATGAACCCGTGTCGGCACTGGATGTGTCAATCCAAGCTCAGGTGATCAACTTATTACAAGAGTTACAGCAAGAACTCGGTTTAAGCCTGATCTTTATTGCGCATGATCTCGCCGTAGTTAAGCACATCTCGGATCGCGTCCTTGTGATGTATAAAGGCAATAAAATGGAAATGGAATCAGCGGATACCCTGTACGACAACCCGCAGCATCCTTACACACAAGCCTTGTTATCTGCAGTGCCAATTCCCGATCCTCAGATTGAAAGAAACAAAACCGTACAAGAATATTCAGAATAA
- the pepF gene encoding oligoendopeptidase F codes for MKTKLKVLSLVISAALLNACGTTSDASATKVGSSAPQAKAESTQPKVKPVDEKYIWDLTDLYPSAQAWQDAHTTTKQAVEKLKDLQGTLGKSAQSLAAASEQISSVYKDAVRLLVYATLKADENLKIAENEERRQLAKALLSDLGSAVSWYNPEVLAIGETKIRRYLKQEPKLAVHKHALENILRNAPHTLSEEVEAVLAKTSKLTSAPNSIYSVFANANIPWPEITLSTGETQLLNQAGYSKLRQAPSREDRQKVFDTFWGKWKEYEATLGGVLNTHVQGLVFKTQVRNHDTSVSRALFDDAMPETVYRTLIKEVNDALPTLHRYFKLRKQMLNIEDDLRYFDIYPPLVQLDKTYSIEDSIAITRRALLPLGQEYLDAYDKGVEGRWMHVYPQEGKRSGAYMFGAAYDVHPYVLLNHNDDYNSASTFAHEYGHAVHSVLSNKTQPWETADYATFIAETASIMNEMLLEDMVIKEAKTDQEKLYYLGIGLEALRGTFFRQTMFAEFELKINDAAEAGEILTGAKLSEIYLDLLKRYHGHDQGVMKIDEAYAMEWAYIPHFYYDFYVFQYATSIAAAAGLAEKIGKGDTQARDAFINMLKAGGSDYPYNLMKQAGVDMATAAPYRALVTRMNNIMDKMEAIPAKQ; via the coding sequence ATGAAGACTAAACTCAAAGTCCTTAGCCTTGTGATTAGCGCGGCATTATTAAATGCGTGCGGTACAACAAGTGACGCATCGGCAACCAAAGTTGGATCTAGTGCGCCACAGGCCAAAGCTGAATCAACCCAACCAAAGGTTAAACCTGTAGATGAAAAATACATTTGGGATCTAACCGATTTATACCCATCAGCCCAAGCTTGGCAAGACGCACATACCACAACGAAACAAGCCGTAGAAAAGCTAAAAGACTTACAGGGCACATTAGGCAAAAGTGCGCAAAGCTTAGCCGCAGCAAGTGAGCAAATATCATCCGTATACAAAGATGCGGTGCGCTTGTTGGTTTACGCCACTTTAAAGGCCGATGAAAATTTAAAAATTGCTGAAAATGAAGAGCGCCGACAACTCGCTAAAGCCTTGCTCAGTGATCTGGGCTCGGCCGTAAGTTGGTATAACCCTGAGGTGTTAGCAATAGGTGAAACTAAGATCCGTCGATACTTAAAGCAAGAGCCTAAGCTAGCGGTTCACAAACACGCGTTAGAAAACATTCTGCGCAATGCGCCACATACCTTAAGTGAAGAAGTCGAAGCCGTACTCGCAAAAACCAGCAAATTAACTAGTGCGCCAAATTCGATTTACTCAGTATTCGCTAACGCCAACATTCCTTGGCCAGAAATCACCCTCAGCACTGGTGAAACTCAATTACTCAATCAAGCTGGCTATTCAAAACTGCGTCAAGCTCCCTCACGTGAAGACAGACAAAAAGTCTTCGACACGTTTTGGGGAAAATGGAAAGAATATGAAGCAACGTTAGGCGGCGTACTGAATACTCACGTACAAGGTTTAGTTTTTAAAACTCAAGTACGTAACCACGATACGTCAGTGAGCCGCGCTTTGTTCGACGATGCTATGCCTGAAACTGTGTATCGCACCTTGATCAAAGAGGTTAACGATGCGCTACCCACGCTACATCGTTATTTTAAATTGCGTAAGCAAATGCTAAATATTGAAGATGATTTACGTTACTTTGATATTTACCCACCATTAGTGCAATTGGATAAAACCTATAGCATTGAAGATTCTATCGCGATTACACGCCGTGCATTATTGCCATTAGGTCAAGAGTATTTAGATGCATACGATAAAGGCGTAGAAGGGCGCTGGATGCATGTTTACCCACAAGAAGGCAAACGCTCTGGCGCATACATGTTTGGTGCTGCGTATGATGTCCACCCTTATGTATTGTTAAATCATAACGACGACTACAACAGTGCCTCGACCTTCGCTCATGAATATGGCCATGCTGTACACTCAGTACTAAGTAATAAGACTCAACCTTGGGAAACGGCTGATTACGCAACCTTTATTGCCGAAACCGCATCTATCATGAATGAGATGTTACTTGAAGATATGGTAATCAAAGAAGCCAAAACAGACCAAGAAAAACTCTACTATTTAGGTATTGGTTTAGAAGCGCTGCGCGGTACTTTCTTCCGTCAAACCATGTTTGCCGAATTCGAGCTCAAAATTAATGATGCCGCGGAAGCTGGCGAAATATTAACGGGCGCTAAATTATCCGAAATCTATTTAGATCTATTAAAACGTTACCATGGTCATGATCAAGGCGTAATGAAAATTGATGAAGCTTATGCCATGGAATGGGCATACATACCGCACTTTTACTATGATTTTTATGTATTCCAATATGCAACATCCATTGCTGCAGCGGCCGGCTTAGCAGAGAAAATAGGTAAAGGCGACACCCAAGCACGCGACGCTTTTATCAACATGCTCAAAGCGGGTGGCTCAGACTACCCGTATAATCTTATGAAACAAGCTGGGGTTGATATGGCCACAGCGGCACCATATCGAGCGTTAGTGACACGAATGAACAATATAATGGATAAAATGGAAGCGATTCCAGCCAAGCAGTAA
- a CDS encoding IS1634 family transposase, which produces MPQIKQVSIQSMDHLGLVAALLKKYKIAQRIDLMLPIKLDKRTKSTYGQRICALILNGLGFTNATLYMTPDFFKDKPIEALIAPGLCADDMNEDALGRCLDKLNQHGTTRLFSQLAFEIIQEHGLLSTSHHLDSTSLALFGEYNGDWKHAPIPKQGYSKDHRPDLKQVVVNLITNGPAGLPIYYESYDGNAADKTIFHDSIAYMRNFIEELNNSEDMLWVADSALYNTNKLQNANVNWLTRVPATLNIVKQNSAKSDDAFEWCELDNGYRYAKINDEDKDSPNENWVLYSSEQGKARQLKTLEKKIDNAHQALTRALKKVSGTLYACEHDARQALKNTAKKAKYHQVVEREIEAQWGYEKRGRPKPEDKKLKGYRVIADIVENAEAIAQAKHPLGRFVLATNKTSLTPAQMLKEYKQQSQVENGFRFMKDKSFQSNRIYLQNPQRIDALLMVMSLSLLVYNLGQYELRARLTKEDETLPNQLGHPTQSPTLRWVFQMLRGISYVDLGTQGIGVANISEREEKIIRLFGKEALDIYQLS; this is translated from the coding sequence ATGCCCCAAATCAAACAAGTCTCTATTCAATCTATGGATCACCTTGGTTTAGTCGCTGCGTTATTGAAAAAGTACAAAATTGCACAGCGAATTGACCTGATGCTGCCGATTAAATTGGATAAACGAACCAAGTCTACGTATGGGCAGCGGATCTGCGCGCTAATCCTGAATGGTCTTGGGTTCACCAATGCGACTTTGTATATGACCCCAGACTTTTTTAAAGACAAACCGATAGAGGCATTGATAGCGCCAGGGCTTTGTGCCGATGATATGAATGAGGATGCGCTGGGTCGATGTCTTGATAAACTGAATCAACACGGGACGACACGTTTATTTAGTCAGTTAGCTTTTGAAATTATTCAAGAGCATGGCTTATTAAGCACCAGCCATCATTTAGATAGCACCAGCTTAGCCTTATTCGGTGAATACAATGGTGATTGGAAGCATGCCCCAATACCTAAACAAGGGTATTCCAAAGACCATCGCCCCGACTTGAAACAAGTGGTTGTTAATCTCATTACCAACGGCCCAGCAGGACTTCCGATTTATTATGAAAGTTATGACGGTAATGCAGCAGACAAAACGATATTTCATGACAGCATTGCTTATATGCGTAACTTCATTGAAGAACTCAATAATAGCGAAGACATGTTATGGGTAGCTGATTCAGCGCTGTACAACACGAATAAGCTTCAAAATGCCAACGTGAATTGGCTGACACGCGTGCCAGCCACCTTAAACATAGTTAAGCAAAATAGTGCGAAAAGCGATGATGCTTTTGAATGGTGCGAATTAGATAACGGTTATCGTTACGCCAAAATTAACGATGAAGACAAAGACAGCCCGAATGAAAACTGGGTGCTATACAGCTCTGAGCAAGGTAAAGCTCGCCAACTGAAAACATTGGAAAAGAAAATCGATAACGCACATCAAGCATTAACTCGCGCATTGAAAAAAGTATCAGGGACATTGTATGCGTGTGAGCATGACGCGAGACAGGCACTTAAAAATACCGCTAAAAAAGCGAAGTATCACCAAGTTGTTGAACGCGAAATAGAGGCTCAATGGGGATACGAAAAACGAGGAAGACCGAAGCCAGAAGATAAAAAACTCAAAGGTTACCGGGTCATAGCAGACATTGTAGAAAACGCAGAAGCCATAGCCCAAGCGAAGCACCCACTTGGTCGATTCGTCTTAGCCACAAATAAAACGAGTTTAACACCCGCGCAAATGCTTAAGGAATACAAGCAACAATCTCAAGTTGAAAATGGTTTCAGGTTCATGAAAGACAAATCCTTTCAAAGCAATCGCATTTACCTGCAAAACCCACAACGGATAGACGCATTACTGATGGTCATGAGTTTATCGTTGCTGGTTTACAACTTAGGTCAATACGAATTGAGAGCGAGATTAACAAAAGAAGACGAAACCTTGCCCAATCAGTTAGGGCACCCCACGCAATCGCCTACATTACGCTGGGTCTTTCAAATGCTGCGAGGGATAAGTTATGTTGATTTAGGAACACAAGGCATTGGGGTCGCGAATATCAGTGAAAGAGAAGAGAAAATCATTCGCTTATTTGGCAAAGAAGCTTTAGATATATATCAACTGAGCTAG
- a CDS encoding porin — MNLSINVFLLVCFTLCSSHSFAADWFNVKGRVQIDHDSTQLNGKKVINETNYRRVWLSVYGDKNDWGYLARFDLRAETFDADGIVDLVATYSGFDNGSQLILGRQKTHFGLNWASGNTSLSFTERGGVANYHKYGRMEGVTYQAKLGDKINYWLGFYDKNDFKGNAAIGRITYSYFVEPSHYYHLGSGLGLTGEKDLANIEFAYGYSALHLQSEYFVASYEDDTQTDTNGWYVEAGYFLDGQTSRPYREGKFRRVKTNAAFGVLQVTMRAEQGDGNFNHVNIGKSVDASVYTLGLNWYIPSSVL, encoded by the coding sequence ATGAACTTATCTATTAATGTATTTTTGCTTGTTTGTTTTACACTTTGTTCAAGTCACTCTTTTGCCGCTGATTGGTTTAACGTTAAAGGGCGTGTGCAAATTGATCACGACAGTACCCAGCTAAATGGTAAAAAAGTAATAAATGAAACCAATTATCGCCGCGTCTGGTTAAGTGTTTATGGAGATAAAAATGATTGGGGTTATCTGGCTCGTTTTGATTTAAGAGCAGAAACATTTGATGCCGATGGTATTGTAGATCTAGTTGCTACTTATTCCGGTTTTGATAATGGAAGTCAATTAATCCTCGGGCGGCAAAAAACTCATTTCGGTTTAAACTGGGCTTCTGGCAATACGTCACTGTCTTTTACTGAGCGTGGAGGAGTGGCTAATTATCATAAATATGGGCGGATGGAAGGTGTCACTTATCAAGCTAAGTTGGGTGATAAGATTAATTATTGGCTTGGTTTCTATGATAAAAATGATTTTAAAGGGAATGCAGCTATTGGACGTATAACTTACTCCTACTTTGTTGAACCTAGCCATTATTATCATTTGGGTTCTGGGTTAGGCTTAACTGGCGAAAAAGATTTAGCTAACATTGAATTCGCTTATGGCTATTCAGCACTTCATCTGCAATCTGAATATTTTGTTGCAAGCTATGAAGACGATACGCAAACAGATACTAATGGTTGGTATGTTGAGGCTGGTTACTTTTTAGATGGGCAAACCTCAAGGCCATATCGCGAGGGTAAATTTAGGCGAGTAAAAACCAATGCCGCATTCGGAGTGTTACAGGTAACAATGCGAGCTGAGCAGGGGGATGGCAACTTCAATCATGTCAACATTGGTAAGTCAGTCGATGCGAGTGTCTATACGCTTGGGCTCAATTGGTATATCCCATCTTCCGTACTTTAA